A window of the Helianthus annuus cultivar XRQ/B chromosome 4, HanXRQr2.0-SUNRISE, whole genome shotgun sequence genome harbors these coding sequences:
- the LOC110937582 gene encoding anthocyanidin reductase ((2S)-flavan-3-ol-forming): MESEGSCKVCVTGGAGYIGSALVHSLLQKGYTVHATLRNLGDESKVGLLKSFPFAEERLHLFEADIYKPEEFQEAIQGCVFVFHVATPLQHTTGYEYNNVVDAAVNSVKKIVDACTHSGTVKRLIYTASVVAASPLKDDGSGYKVTMDESCWTPLHLDVPYENEQLKDYTKSKTKSEQEILKLGEEKANEFEVVTLGCGLVGGGGCLTYPTTSVVMFISQIANNSTCYQSLRYLEELLGKIPIVHIEDVCRAHIFCAETPSVSGRFLCASSYVTSAEIAKYYQKTYPQLNQEYLEEHGRFIKWGSKKLEDKGFAYKYSTETILDDCLECAKGSGVI; this comes from the exons ATGGAGAGTGAAGGTAGTTGCAAGGTTTGTGTGACTGGAGGTGCAGGCTACATTGGTTCAGCTCTAGTTCACTCACTTCTTCAAAAAGGTTACACTGTCCATGCTACTCTAAGAAACCTGG GTGATGAATCCAAGGTGGGACTTTTGAAAAGTTTCCCATTTGCAGAAGAAAGACTTCATTTGTTTGAAGCTGATATTTACAAGCCAGAAGAGTTCCAAGAGGCAATACAAGGTTGTGTCTTTGTTTTCCATGTTGCAACCCCCTTACAACACACTACTGGCTACGAG TACAATAATGTCGTAGACGCAGCTGTAAATTCCGTGAAAAAGATCGTCGATGCTTGCACACACTCAGGGACAGTGAAGCGGCTCATCTACACAGCTTCCGTCGTTGCAGCTTCGCCTTTAAAAGATGACGGGAGCGGTTATAAGGTCACCATGGATGAAAGTTGTTGGACACCCCTTCATCTCGACGTCCCTTACGAAAATGAACAGTTGAAG GACTACACAAAATCTAAAACAAAATCAGAGCAAGAAATATTGAAACTTGGGGAAGAGAAAGCAAATGAGTTTGAGGTAGTGACATTAGGTTGTGGGCTTGTGGGGGGAGGAGGATGTCTAACATACCCTACAACCAGTGTGGTGATGTTCATATCACAAATTGCCAACAATTCCACATGTTACCAATCTCTAAGGTACTTGGAAGAATTGTTAGGGAAAATTCCGATTGTTCACATCGAGGACGTTTGTCGAGCACATATTTTTTGTGCAGAGACGCCATCAGTTAGCGGAAGGTTCTTATGCGCTAGCTCGTATGTAACAAGTGCAGAAATTGCAAAGTATTATCAGAAAACGTACCCACAATTGAACCAAGA GTATCTAGAAGAACATGGAAGATTTATCAAATGGGGATCGAAAAAGCTCGAGGATAAAGGTTTTGCGTACAAATATAGTACCGAGACGATCTTAGATGATTGTCTTGAATGTGCAAAGGGGTCAGGCGTTATTTAG